One Polypterus senegalus isolate Bchr_013 chromosome 10, ASM1683550v1, whole genome shotgun sequence DNA segment encodes these proteins:
- the cebpb gene encoding CCAAT/enhancer-binding protein beta, whose product MDGIPAGYEMPPYMQYQFTTRDSIGNISTASSSCSSSPGTPAPSGHRCPVPGKAKKRVEKDTEEYKERRQRNNIAVRKSRDKAKKRNMETQYKVLELSAENERLQKRVEHLSRELATLRSLLSASGHC is encoded by the coding sequence ATGGACGGCATCCCGGCCGGCTATGAAATGCCACCTTACATGCAGTACCAGTTTACGACCAGAGACAGCATTGGTAACATCTCGACCGCCTCGTCCTCCTGCTCCAGCTCCCCAGGCACTCCGGCTCCATCGGGACACCGTTGCCCAGTGCCTGGCAAGGCGAAGAAGCGCGTGGAGAAAGACACGGAGGAGTACAAAGAGAGGCGCCAGAGGAACAACATTGCGGTGCGGAAAAGCAGGGATAAGGCCAAGAAGCGCAACATGGAGACCCAGTACAAGGTCCTCGAGCTCTCCGCGGAGAACGAACGCCTGCAGAAGCGCGTCGAGCACCTGTCCAGGGAACTGGCCACTCTGCGGAGTTTGCTGTCCGCTAGCGGGCATTGCTAA